In Dermacentor andersoni chromosome 11, qqDerAnde1_hic_scaffold, whole genome shotgun sequence, the sequence GGCGCGTTGCTCGCCTCCGGGATCGGGACCGGAGAAGAACTGCTGGTTGGACGTCCAGCGCCTGCCGGCCTGCACCTGTCCCGCGTCGGAGCCGTAGCCGGCGTACGAGACGGTCATCCTCTGGGCGGCGGGGGCTTCGGAGACCGGCTGCTGCGCCGCGTCGTAGTAGCTCTGGTTCCAGGCCTGTCCCCCCTGCGACGACGGGTCGACGTGGCCCGCCGAGTGTCGACGGCCGAACATCTGGATCTCGATGTAGTTCCGGCTCTCGTCGTCGTCCGTCTCGTCGTCGTAGTGGTGCTCGGCGTACACCGGACCCCGGGCCGTCAGCGTTCGAACCACGGTCATCGAGGCTGCCTGCTCGTCTGCCTTGGGGGCCTTGACGGACGATTTCTTCTTGAGGTCTAGCGCCACCTCGACCACTTCGCTCTTGCTGTCGGAGCACACGGACGACTTGTCGCTCGTCTCGGTCTTCGATGTCTCCGTCACGGTCTTCTCCACGGACGCGGCGCTCTTGATGGAAGACTTCTCGGCCTTCTCGGCGCCTTCGGGCTTGCCCGCTTTCTCCTTCGAAGCCGACGGAATTGCGCCGCTACTCTTCTTACCGGCCTCCTCCGCGGATTTGAATATCGCGAGCAACTTGGCCTTGTCATCCTTGGCTCCTTCCGCCGGCTTCTCGCCTCCCTTCTCTGCCGGCTTGTCCTTCTCGGGTCCCGGCTTGGGTTCCTTTGCCCAGTTCTGCGGGGGACTCTTGATCAACTCTTTGTTGCTggggtctttttctttcttgtccttGCTGGCACCCACTTCGGCGCCGCTCGCTTTGACGCTTCCGCCTTTGCTTCCTCCTTTGTCCTTGCCACCCTTGTCTTTGGCGTCCTTTTTTCCCTTGTCTTTGCCTCCTTTCTTGTCATCCTTTTTACCTTTGTTGGCCTTCTTGTCGTCTTTCTTGCCCTTGGACtttttgtcgtcgtcttcttcttcctccggCATGTTGTATACTTCGCCGCTCTTTCTCTAGGAGGAACTGTTAAGGAGGAGGGAAAGATTGGATCGGTTGCAAGCTTAGGTAATGGTTCAAGGTAGATGGAGAAGTTTTCAGGGGAGAGAAAAGAAGATTAAGCaagaatgctagaatgaaaatcaCGTATAGCGTACCTGATTAActcgagcaggctaggtgactatttgtcaccgcccgtttcaaagggaatgccaataaatcatcatctaTCATAGAAACTGGAGAAAAAAGATGGGAGGAAAGAGTTCGCCAACTACGGTGGTACTTGCGCAGCTTGTGGAGATATCGCGGGTGTCGGCATGTCGCAATATCCAGTGGTCAATAAGGGGATATTAAGCATGTCCGAAGCAATGGCATTTAGGAATAAAAAAAGGCTTAGTGAATCTGAGGTGGAGAATAGAAGACGACAACTGCAGTATTAGTGGCGCAAAGTAGGGGGACAATAGATTTTGGGGAAATAAAATTATTTCGTGACCAATTATTTTTTTAACCACGAACGTGGGTACTAAGGCCAGTAATAGGCGCAGATAAAGGGGGAAAAATTGGCAGGCTTGGTGGCATCCGCCATTACCCCGTTTCAAAAGAGATGCTCGCAGTGCCCAGTCATGAGAAATCAGCCTCTCAAGCGTAGGTCAGCACATCGGTCGCTACTAAACGAACCATGCCTGCGCTCAGTATCACTCGTCCTTATGTGTCCCATGAACATGAAACCGCAATTTATTGGTTTCGTAACTGTGAGTCGTGAATAGTGAATGTGTTTTAGCTCTAACTCACTTCTGAAAGTTCGCAATTTGAAAGCTGTATTTCACTGATAAGCAAGCTGGTCGCTCCGTGCATTCAACAAACGGGTGCGCGTTGCCAGCAGAAACGAGATGACTGTCTAGGCACAAGGtactatcattatcatcatcatactacatttatgtacactgcaggacgaaggcttttgccagcgatctccagttacctccgcctagcgctagctgattccaacttgcgcctgcaaatttgctGATTTCATCAccgcacctaattttctgccgtcctcgtctccgcttcccttcccttggcaaccATTCCGTAACTCTGACGTTCCATGGATTATCTGCCCTGCGCATTAcgcggcctgcccagctccatttttttttctcctaatgtccaCTAGAATATCGGATATCGctgtttgctccctgatccacgccgctctcttccCGTTTCTTAACACTACGCCTAACTTTTTTTTCATTCGGTGGCGTATTGCGCGG encodes:
- the LOC126539052 gene encoding uncharacterized protein yields the protein MPEEEEDDDKKSKGKKDDKKANKGKKDDKKGGKDKGKKDAKDKGGKDKGGSKGGSVKASGAEVGASKDKKEKDPSNKELIKSPPQNWAKEPKPGPEKDKPAEKGGEKPAEGAKDDKAKLLAIFKSAEEAGKKSSGAIPSASKEKAGKPEGAEKAEKSSIKSAASVEKTVTETSKTETSDKSSVCSDSKSEVVEVALDLKKKSSVKAPKADEQAASMTVVRTLTARGPVYAEHHYDDETDDDESRNYIEIQMFGRRHSAGHVDPSSQGGQAWNQSYYDAAQQPVSEAPAAQRMTVSYAGYGSDAGQVQAGRRWTSNQQFFSGPDPGGEQRADYGDLTVSVWQAPPQQQSDFCRDVVGVPQTAQYTSSRELRAAARLEAARNAMDAARNAMIAHKLREMQQGLAGPLPDDAVTTERVIYEVTHGRPSSQTLESPATPPYHVSSGPLVVRSSQFYGAPSVSQAIVRHEVRQSSATRLQTASPPLQVRADSNHGAIYNAAPGPSSMHGSSHGFRGPAAAEPVSLRLSKSVGGVQSLQAKAADIIRQQASIIERQSNIINQQSSIIEQQLNLVDATLRGRTSAGGVQQREAYHVTQVVPQEFGVPALPGPQADGGAYDDEMIVSAEFVETNRMSRNPWNRR